The following nucleotide sequence is from Candidatus Jordarchaeales archaeon.
CCAGAGCGGAGGGTTAGTTTTAGAGAAAAACTGGTGTGGACAGGGGTCATACTTCTTTTATATCTCATAATGGCTAACATTCCCCTTTACGGTGTTCCAAGAGGGCAAGGGTATGACTACTTGTACTTCCTCAGGCTCATCTTTGCTTCTTCGAGAGGAACATTGATGGAGCTAGGAATAGGGCCTATAGTAACAGCCGGCCTTATCATGCAGCTACTTGCAGGCTCTAAATTGATTGATGTCGACTTCTCTAATCCAGAGGATAGGGCGCTTTTTACCGGGGCGCAAAAAGTTCTCGCAGTTATAATGACTATGTTTGAGGCAGCAGTGCTCGTACTTGCTAAGACTTATGGTGACCTGTCAAGTTACCAGGCAACACTGGTTTTTCTCCAGCTAACAATTGCAGGAATCATCCTTATACTGATGGATGAAACTCTTCAGAAAGGCTGGGGGCTTGGAAGCGGAATAAGCTTGTTTATAGCCGCTAACGTAGCAGGGCAAATTTTGTGGCTTTCGTTAAATCCAAACATTAGCCCATACGACTACCTTGGAAGCGGAGTATTGGTTGCATTAGTTCAGGTTCTAACGTTTCAGTACTGGCCTGTTGCTTCAATGTTCTTTTATGTTTTGGGTTCATACCCAACCGTTGAACGGTTTAGTGAAAAAGCTATTACAGCAGCAACTGAAGCGGCAACTTACATGTATTACTATATGATATTCAACCCAAACACTGGAATATATTACGTCTTATTTAGACCACACGGCCAACCAAACGTAGTCGGCCTCATAGGCACCTTGATAATATTCTTAATAGTCGTTTACATACAGAGCGTGCGGGTCGAAATACCCCTTCAATATGCAAGGTTTAGAGGATTCAGGGGAAGATACCCGATTAAGTTCCTCTACGTGTCAGTGATACCAGTAATTTTAGTTCACGCTATAAGCGCAAATATATTACTAATTTCGCAGGCATTATGGTCTAATTACGGCTATGTTTCGGTAGCACAACTCATACCACTTCTCTCTACCTACCTGCCAGATATAAACTGGAGCGGGCTATCGAGCTTAGCTAATATGGGTTGGAATTTCAACCCGATAGTTAACCTGATCGGGCAGTATGCTCCTTCAACAACAAATTTAAACCAGCTGACCCCCATAGGGGGCATAGCGTATTACTTCTCGACACCATACGGACTTGAAAATGTGTTTAGAGACCCGGGGCGGGCGCTAATTTACCTTCTTATCTTTTCATCCCTTTGCGCTGTATTATCATATATCTGGATAGACGTCTCAGGAATGAACGCAAAAGATGTAGCTAAACAGTTGATAATGGCCGGAATGCAGGTTCCAGGGTTTAGAAGGTCACCAAAGGTGATAGAAAAAATCCTTGAAAGGTATATCCCACCAGTCACCGTCCTTGGAGGGTTCACTGTTGGTTTGCTAGCAGCGTTTGCCGACTTTCTTGGCACTTTAGGAACAGGAACAGGGGTTCTACTAACGGTGGGAATAATTTATAACTACTATGAGTTAATTGCAAAAGAGAGATTGGCAACTATAAGTCCCGCGCTTAGGGGATTGTTGGGATTGGAGTAAGTACGAGCGGAGGGTTATTGATGAGTAGAAAAGGGGCTGTTGTAGTGGTTACAGGTGTCCCGGGAGTAGGCAAAACAACTGTGATTGATAACGCCATAGAGGCTGCAAGAAAAGAGGGGATGAAAATTACTCTGATGAACTACGGCACCGTAATGTTGGAAATAGCGAAGGCAAAAGGGCTCGTCGAAAATAGAGACCAAATGAGAAAACTGCCCTCAAACATCCAGAGAGAGGTGCAAAAACTCGCAGCGGAGAAAATTGCGGACGCAGCAAAAGAGGGCATAGTTGTTGTTGACACACACATGTTAATTAATACTCCAGAGGGTTTTCTTCCGGGGATACCAGCATGGGTAGCGGAGAGCCTCAAACCAAATGTGCTAATTCTAATTGAAGCAGATCCCGAAGAGATAAAAAATAGAAGGAGGGGAGACGAGAGCAGGGAGAGAGATGTACAATCAGTCGAAGAAATCCGCCTGCATCAGGAGATGTGCAGATCAACTGCTGCGGCTTGCGCAACACTTACAGGCGCCACAATAGTTATTGTGCCAAACCGTGAGGGCAAGGTAAGTGAGGCGGCCGAAAAGATCCTTAAAATTTTTAGAGGAATAGCAACGAAGACATCGGAGGGGGGCTAACTTGGTGTGGGATCCTTCCGCTCCACCATGCTCAACCATTATAGTGTTTGGAGCAGCCATTTTAATGACTTTTATTTCGAGCTTAATTAACAGACTGCTCTTACCAATAGCTAAGATAAAGAGGTATTCTCAAGAAATAAGCAAGTGGAAGAAGGCCTTACAGAGGGCGCGTGAAACCGGAGACGAAAAATTAATGATAAAAGTTAAAAGGAGACAAAAGCTCATCGAGAGAATGCAGCGGGAGCAAGCCAGCCTTCAACTTAGACCATTACTCGTTTACTTCATACCTTTCTTAATCATGTTCTACTACTTGAGTAGTTTTTACAGTTTCCCGTTGGGCCCAGTCGTCTCGCCAAGCATCGTCGCCGTATTACCGTTCTCGGTTACAGATGTCCCAGGATTCCCCCCAGGAACTTTTGGAGGATACGTGAGCCCACTACTTACCGACGTGTCCGCAGTCTATCCGTTACTTCTCGTTTTGTGGCCGAGGGTATATCTCATGCAGCTGATCCCAGAGCTTTCAAGGCTGCAGGCTTTACTTAACTTGCTCAAGTTGACAATAGGTTTAAATGTAGATTTGCCATTTCTCCCTGTCGTTGACGGTTGGGCACCATTGCCCGGATTTGGACTGTGGTTCATTTGGTGGTATTTCATGACGAGCGTTGCTTTCGGAAGCCTATTTCAACGCCTTTTCGGACTACGCATACAACAATAAAATTGGGGTGATGGTTGAAATGCCGGCGCCAAGGTTAAGATCTAGGAGTTGGAAAAGAAAAATGGTCCGAACCCCTGGAGGACGATTGGTCGTTCATTACTGGAGGGATACTTCGAGGAAATACAGATGCGCAGTTTGTGGTGGAGAACTGCATGGATGCCCTACAGATAAGTACGAGGAAAAGGAGGCGAAAACTAAGAAGAGGCCGGAAAGACCTTACGGAGGATACCTCTGCAGCCGCTGCCTCAAGAAAATGCTGAAGGACAAAATAATGCAGGGGGTTGTCTAGGGACATTGGTAGTGATAACTATCAGCGGTCTCCACGGTACAGGAAAAACTACGCAAGCGAAGTTTCTAGCTCAGCGCTTCAACTTAAGATATATTTCAGCAGGAGAAATAATGCGTAATATGGCGAAAAACCTGGGCGTAAGTCTTGAAGAGTTTTCTAAAATAGCTGAAAAAAACCACGCGATAGATAAGCAAATAGATGAGGCAATAATATCAGAGGCTGAAAAAGGGAACGTGATTTTAGACGGACGACTAACTGCTTGGATGGCGGGGAAAAAAGCAGATATAAAAATCCTCCTAACAGCGCCACTTGATGTTCGGGTTAAAAGAATAGCTGAAAGGGATAAAAAGAGCTTTGAAGAAGCTTTAAGAGAGACCGTGGTGAGAGAAGAAAGTGAGAAAAAAAGGTATATAGAGATCTATGGAATAAACGTGGATGACTACAGCGTGTTTGACGTCGTGATAAATACATCACTGTGGGATGAAGAAACTATAAAAAGGGTGTTGGAGCTACTGGTTGAAGCGTACTTAACCTCATCTAAGAATAAGATGGGCACAGAAAAAGTTTGAGACACAAAATGAAAATTGGAGGTGGAAATGTGGCATTAAGGCCGGGAAGTATTTGCGTTAAAACGGCTGGAAGAGAAGCTGGAAAGAAGTGCGTTGTTGTAGATATTTTGGACAAAAACTTTGTTTTAATAACAGGACCGCCAGCTCTAAGTGGTGTTAAAAGAAGGAGGGCAAACATTAAGCACCTAGAGGCTACAGGGGAATATATAGATATACCTAAAGGGGCGGACGACGAACTCGTATTGAAGAAGTTGGAAGAAGCAGGGTTAGCTGAAAAGATTAAGGAAAGAATTAAAATTTAAGCTAAATTATATTCTTAATTAAGATCTTCGTTTATTTCTAAAAGGTTATTTCTAAAATTAATTTAATTTATTTAAAAGTACTTAAATAAGAAGTAGTGGTGGTTGTGTTGCCCAGGATGCTCCCGCCGGAGGGTGTAAAGAGGAAAATTATAGTTAAAAGTGATGACGAAACTAGCGAAGAATATGGTAAGCGCCCTGAAGAGAGAAGCATTGAAGAGCACTTGAAGGGATGCTTCGTTAACATAGATAAACCAGCAGGACCTACTAGTCACGAAGTCTCTTCTTGGGTTAGGAAAATTTTGGAGTGCTCGAAAACGGGGCACGCCGGAACACTAGAGCCCCTTCTCAATGAGGGGGGCGGTGAAATCCTAAGGTTACCGGCGTTCTACCAGTGGCTATAGGTTCGGCTACCAAGCTTGTACAAGCTCTTCACCTTATAGGGAAAGAGTATGTATGCGTTATGAGGTTGCATGGCGATGTTGACCCGGAGAGAGTTCAAAGCGTCTGTAAGGAGTTTATTGGACCGATTTATCAAAGGCCTCCAATACGTTCCTCTGTGAAGCGGAGGCTTAGGGTGAGACAAATATACTACCTTGATGTGCTCGAAATTGAGGGGAGAAACGTCTTACTAAAAGTGGGGTGCGAGTCTGGCACGTACATAAGGAAGCTTTGCCACGACATAGGAGAAGTCTTGGGTTGTGGAGCGCACATGCGTGAGCTTAGGAGAACGCGTAGTGGACCATTTACTGAAGACAATATTGTAACTTTGCACGACTTAAAAGATGCTTACGTTTTCTGGAAGGAAGAAAAGGACGAGACATATATTAGAAAGGTGTTATTACCCTTGGAGACTGGAGTGCAACACTTACCCAAGTTTTACGTGCGTGACTCAACTGTTGATGCCATATGCCATGGAGCAGATTTAGCCATTCCCGGAATTGTCAAAGTTGAAGATGGAGTTGAAAAAGGGGATGTTGTGGCGATTTTGACGCTCAAAGGCGAACTTGTCGCCCTAGGGACTGCAATGATGACGCTTGAGGAAGTTATGAGGGAGAAAAGAGGTATAGCTGTTAAGACAAAAAGAGTGGTGATGGAGAAGGGTACGTATCCGAAGCTTTGGAAGAGCAAGAAAGAGTCGAACAAAAGTGGGTGAAAGTGAGGGGGGTCCCGAAAAATATAAAATCGCGCTGAATTTTTCCTTTCCCAAAAGCGATGCGGAGGTTAGGTGAGGGTTGAAGTACCCCAAAGTTAGGCGGACGTATTGCCCACGGTGTAAGAAGCACACGGAACACATGGTTAGCGTTTACAAGAAAGGAAAAGACCGAGCTTTAGCCGCGGGAGCTAGACGCTACGCTAGGAAGAAGCGAGGTTACGGAAGCCAGCCTAATCCCTCCTACGCTGCGTAGAGGGGGGTAAACCCGTACAGAGAGAGTTTGCGAAAATAACTAAGAAGGTAAGCTTTAAACTGAAGTGTAAAGAGTGCGGGCACATTCTACACACGAAGGGCATTCGCCTGAAGAAGGTCGAGGTAGTTGAGAAAGGAGGGTGATATACGTTGCGGAAGAAGCGTGAAATTATCCCGCAGCCTAAAAGCCGTTTCTTGAAAGTCCAATGCCCTGACTGTGGCGCGGAAAACATACTTTTCGATAGAGCTAGCACTGTGGTCAAGTGCCATATATGTGGCACAATACTGGCTGAACCTAGTGGAGGAAAAGCACACTTGTTAGTGAAGGAGGAAAACATAGTACAAGTTTTGAGTTAACCAAATTAAGAGGTCGTGGCAAATTGGTTAAACTTAGAAAAGAATACCCAGATGAAGGAGATCTGGTAGTGGCAACTGTAACGAGAATAGCAAACCATGGAGCCTATGTAACGCTTGACGAGTACGAAGGAAAAGAAGGGTTGGTCCATATTTCAGAAGTCTCCCAGAGCTGGGTTAGAAACATAAGGAATTTTCTCAAGGAAGGACAAAAAGTTGTTGCTAAGGTTTTAAGAGTGGACAAGAAGAAGGGTTTCATAGACCTTTCTCTTAGAAGAGTGACTGAACAGCAAAGGAAACAGAAGATACAGGAGTGGAAGAGGGCGCAAAAAGCGGAAAGCTTGCTTGAACTTGCAGCTAAAAAGCTGGGGAAAACGATTGACGAAGCATACGAGAAAGCAGGATGGCCCCTCGAAGACAAGTACGGGGAGATATATGCTGGCTTTGAGAAAGCCGCAGAAAAAGGGGAGCAACCACTTATAGAGGCGGGTGTTGACGAAGAATGGAGTAAGGTGCTTGCGGAGCTAGCTAAAGCATACGTCGAAATTCCAAAAGTTAAGGTAAGAGGGATCCTAGAACTAACATCCCTCAGAAGGGATGGGATAGAGGCTATTAAGAAGGCTTTAATCGCCGCTGAAAGTGTAGTTAAAGACGGGGATGTTAACGTTGAAATCTACACTATAGGAGCGCCGCGTTATAGGGTGGAAATATCAGCCAAGGATTATAAGCAAGCCGAAAACGTGTTAAAAGACGTGGTTTCCACGGCTTTGGCAGTAATTAAGGAAGAGGGAGGAAGTGGAACGTTTATACGTGAGAAATAAATACTACTCTTTTTGCGTAAGCTCTTTCTTCAGTTTCCGCCTCCATTCTCCGAAACGGTCTTCTAGAGAAAACTTAGGAGGGTGAGGAATTTTTAATTCCCCTCCACAGTAGGGGCACAAATCTTGTTTTAAGGTATATCTTTTGCAGGAAGTACACTTCCTAAGTAAGAACCCTGCCATTACTTACGCACTTCTCCTTGCGCACTTTTAGGATTCGGATGTTACTTCAACTATTATTTCTCTTGTGAAGTCAGGTATCGATGTTTCGATCTTTAGAGGGACATGTACTCCTATTTCGAAAGTTAAATTGCTGGTGAACGGCACTTGAATGATCTCTCCCGGGTTAACTTTGACGGGCGAAATATTGCACAACGTGTTGTTAAGGTAGACAGCAGTCACGTTGAAAGAAACACGACCAATATTCTGAACATGCACCAGACCGCTCCCATTTGTATAGACACTTGCGGTGATATTCATGTTGGCATCCAGTATCGAGTAGTCTATTTCGTATATTTTGACCAAGTGGTTGCTGGATATAAAGACCGGTTTGAAGTACTTTAGAATACTGAAGTTGCTCCAACCGGAGTACCAGCCAGGCTTTGCTTCAACCTCTCTATAGGAAATTACGAGTGGAAAGTTATTCTGCTTCATATACTGATACAACTGGTAGTCTAGTATTTTTTCACTGTAAACGGGATAGACTTCCGGTGGCGGGTCATGATAGTAGAGAAGCTTGTAGAGGGTTGTATTGAAGAACTTTGGTGTATAGATAGTTCCGGTTAATGTTGGAGTGTAGTACTCGTATTCCCATGCAGGTGGGGAGGGGAAAATCCATGGAGTGGAGAGGTATACGTCAAAAGGAATCCTTACCATCCATATCCACTTCCCTTCATCCCCGTGGAGGTTTGGGTCGTTGTGGCCAAAGTACACTAAAACGTGAGTTGCGTTAAAGAGACGTAGAATCTGCAGGCTTTCCGTCTCATTTGTAGTAGTTAAAGCGCGCCCTATGAGCGCTATCTGGGTAGTGTTAAGCGTAGCATTGTCGACTATCGTCGTCTTATTACCGCGAACCATAATCCAGTAACCATAGTCCCACCAGGAAGCCACTATGGCGTCTTCGGGAAGCTTGTTCTGCATGAAGATAAAGGCTTCAAACCAGTCTAAATACACATTTCCATAACGATCTCTAGGGACAAATTGGGGAGCACCGGAATAAATGGCTACAGTGGCACCATGTGAGAACGAGAAGAACAGGATAAGACCTGTTAAAATGAGAACTGCTGCCGCAGATTCCCTCCCAAGAATGCGCTTCACAACCGCGTACCTTCTCTTAACAATAATTTTTTGTTCTCCGGACACGATTTTCGAAAGTGGGCTGTATATTCGTGAT
It contains:
- a CDS encoding EMC3/TMCO1 family protein, which encodes MWDPSAPPCSTIIVFGAAILMTFISSLINRLLLPIAKIKRYSQEISKWKKALQRARETGDEKLMIKVKRRQKLIERMQREQASLQLRPLLVYFIPFLIMFYYLSSFYSFPLGPVVSPSIVAVLPFSVTDVPGFPPGTFGGYVSPLLTDVSAVYPLLLVLWPRVYLMQLIPELSRLQALLNLLKLTIGLNVDLPFLPVVDGWAPLPGFGLWFIWWYFMTSVAFGSLFQRLFGLRIQQ
- a CDS encoding RNA-guided pseudouridylation complex pseudouridine synthase subunit Cbf5; translation: MAIGSATKLVQALHLIGKEYVCVMRLHGDVDPERVQSVCKEFIGPIYQRPPIRSSVKRRLRVRQIYYLDVLEIEGRNVLLKVGCESGTYIRKLCHDIGEVLGCGAHMRELRRTRSGPFTEDNIVTLHDLKDAYVFWKEEKDETYIRKVLLPLETGVQHLPKFYVRDSTVDAICHGADLAIPGIVKVEDGVEKGDVVAILTLKGELVALGTAMMTLEEVMREKRGIAVKTKRVVMEKGTYPKLWKSKKESNKSG
- a CDS encoding AAA family ATPase; this encodes MITISGLHGTGKTTQAKFLAQRFNLRYISAGEIMRNMAKNLGVSLEEFSKIAEKNHAIDKQIDEAIISEAEKGNVILDGRLTAWMAGKKADIKILLTAPLDVRVKRIAERDKKSFEEALRETVVREESEKKRYIEIYGINVDDYSVFDVVINTSLWDEETIKRVLELLVEAYLTSSKNKMGTEKV
- a CDS encoding 30S ribosomal protein S27e, yielding MRKKREIIPQPKSRFLKVQCPDCGAENILFDRASTVVKCHICGTILAEPSGGKAHLLVKEENIVQVLS
- a CDS encoding translation initiation factor IF-2 subunit alpha, producing MVKLRKEYPDEGDLVVATVTRIANHGAYVTLDEYEGKEGLVHISEVSQSWVRNIRNFLKEGQKVVAKVLRVDKKKGFIDLSLRRVTEQQRKQKIQEWKRAQKAESLLELAAKKLGKTIDEAYEKAGWPLEDKYGEIYAGFEKAAEKGEQPLIEAGVDEEWSKVLAELAKAYVEIPKVKVRGILELTSLRRDGIEAIKKALIAAESVVKDGDVNVEIYTIGAPRYRVEISAKDYKQAENVLKDVVSTALAVIKEEGGSGTFIREK
- the secY gene encoding preprotein translocase subunit SecY, which codes for MPEVKPPERRVSFREKLVWTGVILLLYLIMANIPLYGVPRGQGYDYLYFLRLIFASSRGTLMELGIGPIVTAGLIMQLLAGSKLIDVDFSNPEDRALFTGAQKVLAVIMTMFEAAVLVLAKTYGDLSSYQATLVFLQLTIAGIILILMDETLQKGWGLGSGISLFIAANVAGQILWLSLNPNISPYDYLGSGVLVALVQVLTFQYWPVASMFFYVLGSYPTVERFSEKAITAATEAATYMYYYMIFNPNTGIYYVLFRPHGQPNVVGLIGTLIIFLIVVYIQSVRVEIPLQYARFRGFRGRYPIKFLYVSVIPVILVHAISANILLISQALWSNYGYVSVAQLIPLLSTYLPDINWSGLSSLANMGWNFNPIVNLIGQYAPSTTNLNQLTPIGGIAYYFSTPYGLENVFRDPGRALIYLLIFSSLCAVLSYIWIDVSGMNAKDVAKQLIMAGMQVPGFRRSPKVIEKILERYIPPVTVLGGFTVGLLAAFADFLGTLGTGTGVLLTVGIIYNYYELIAKERLATISPALRGLLGLE
- a CDS encoding 50S ribosomal protein L14e, whose product is MKIGGGNVALRPGSICVKTAGREAGKKCVVVDILDKNFVLITGPPALSGVKRRRANIKHLEATGEYIDIPKGADDELVLKKLEEAGLAEKIKERIKI
- a CDS encoding adenylate kinase; protein product: MSRKGAVVVVTGVPGVGKTTVIDNAIEAARKEGMKITLMNYGTVMLEIAKAKGLVENRDQMRKLPSNIQREVQKLAAEKIADAAKEGIVVVDTHMLINTPEGFLPGIPAWVAESLKPNVLILIEADPEEIKNRRRGDESRERDVQSVEEIRLHQEMCRSTAAACATLTGATIVIVPNREGKVSEAAEKILKIFRGIATKTSEGG
- a CDS encoding 50S ribosomal protein L34e, encoding MPAPRLRSRSWKRKMVRTPGGRLVVHYWRDTSRKYRCAVCGGELHGCPTDKYEEKEAKTKKRPERPYGGYLCSRCLKKMLKDKIMQGVV